In the Chryseobacterium sp. MYb264 genome, one interval contains:
- a CDS encoding lysophospholipid acyltransferase family protein: MNFLIKILYLISKMPLKILYIFSDIMFFLNYYFVGYRKNVITQNLKNSFPHKSDEEIEEIKKKFYRNFSDYLVETVKSFSISETESRVRMQHINQELFQEAKEEGKNVIMLAGHVFNWEWINAFAKVIPQDHCHPVYRKVNSDFWENQMKKVRNKFGNEALEANEVIRNILRNKNNGSSAYMFVADQTPHFASVTYGLEFLNQRTPVFLGYDKLATRLDLAFIYCEMKKVKRGFYQVNYHRIYPDGEKFEEYEVVKKFHKLLENTLNKRPDNYLWSHRKWKYQDSIKTYGSEKN, from the coding sequence ATGAATTTCCTAATCAAAATACTATATCTAATCTCCAAGATGCCGTTAAAAATATTATATATTTTTTCGGATATTATGTTTTTTTTAAATTACTACTTTGTTGGATATAGAAAAAATGTAATCACGCAAAATTTAAAAAATTCGTTTCCTCATAAATCGGACGAGGAAATTGAAGAAATCAAGAAAAAATTCTATCGTAATTTTTCGGATTATCTCGTGGAAACTGTTAAATCTTTCAGTATTTCAGAGACCGAATCACGTGTACGAATGCAGCACATCAATCAGGAACTTTTTCAGGAAGCCAAAGAAGAAGGCAAAAATGTCATTATGCTGGCTGGGCATGTCTTTAACTGGGAATGGATCAACGCTTTTGCAAAAGTCATTCCTCAGGACCATTGTCATCCTGTTTACAGAAAAGTAAACAGCGATTTTTGGGAAAATCAGATGAAGAAGGTCCGAAATAAGTTCGGAAATGAAGCACTGGAAGCAAATGAGGTCATTCGAAATATCTTAAGGAATAAAAACAACGGAAGTTCTGCTTATATGTTTGTGGCAGATCAGACTCCCCATTTTGCGAGTGTCACTTATGGTTTGGAATTTTTAAACCAGAGAACCCCTGTATTTTTAGGCTATGATAAATTAGCTACCCGATTGGATCTTGCTTTTATTTATTGTGAAATGAAAAAAGTAAAGCGTGGTTTTTATCAGGTAAACTATCACAGAATTTATCCTGATGGTGAAAAATTCGAAGAATATGAAGTGGTAAAAAAATTCCACAAATTACTGGAGAATACACTTAATAAACGTCCCGACAATTACTTATGGTCCCACAGAAAGTGGAAATATCAGGATTCGATCAAAACCTACGGGTCAGAAAAAAATTAA
- a CDS encoding glycosyltransferase family 2 protein: MSKKIAVVILNWNGKSWLEKFVPDVILHSENADVYVIDNFSTDDSIDFLQTNFQSVNIIQNDKNYGFAGGYNEGLKHIEAEYYCLLNSDVEVTENWIEPALNLFEKDSSISAIQPKILSFNNKNYFEFAGAAGGLIDNLGYPYCRGRVFDDVEEDKGQYNDETEIFWASGCCFFIRSKDFWEQKGFDERFFAHQEEIDLCWRLINSGKKIFYTGKSTVYHVGGGTLNKQSAQKTYLNIRNNLSMMLKNLPFPKLIWLIFFRLCLDGIASIYFAFKNGFSHLWAVARAHFAFYGQASGTWKRRQKHQKENFYQTKWLIFKHFLGGK, encoded by the coding sequence ATGTCAAAAAAAATTGCTGTTGTCATATTAAACTGGAATGGAAAAAGCTGGCTTGAAAAATTTGTCCCAGACGTTATTCTTCATTCTGAGAATGCAGATGTTTATGTAATTGATAATTTTTCAACGGATGATTCGATTGATTTTTTACAGACCAACTTTCAGTCAGTAAATATTATTCAGAATGATAAGAATTATGGTTTTGCAGGAGGTTATAATGAAGGTTTAAAGCATATTGAAGCTGAATATTATTGCCTGCTTAATTCCGATGTAGAAGTTACCGAAAACTGGATTGAACCTGCTTTAAATTTATTTGAAAAAGATTCATCGATTTCTGCAATTCAGCCTAAAATTTTATCATTCAACAATAAAAATTATTTTGAGTTTGCCGGAGCTGCTGGTGGTTTAATTGATAATCTAGGCTATCCTTACTGCCGCGGAAGAGTTTTTGATGATGTGGAAGAAGATAAGGGGCAATATAATGACGAAACAGAAATTTTCTGGGCTTCAGGGTGTTGCTTTTTTATCCGTTCTAAAGATTTTTGGGAACAGAAAGGTTTTGATGAGAGATTTTTTGCCCATCAGGAAGAAATTGATCTTTGCTGGAGATTGATCAATTCAGGAAAGAAAATTTTTTACACCGGAAAATCTACCGTTTATCATGTAGGAGGTGGGACATTGAACAAACAAAGCGCTCAGAAAACGTACTTAAACATCAGAAATAACCTTTCCATGATGTTGAAAAATTTACCGTTCCCAAAGTTGATTTGGCTAATATTTTTCAGATTATGTTTAGATGGTATTGCTTCTATTTATTTTGCTTTCAAAAACGGATTTTCTCATCTTTGGGCAGTGGCAAGGGCTCATTTTGCATTCTACGGTCAGGCTTCAGGAACTTGGAAACGTCGACAAAAGCATCAGAAAGAAAACTTTTATCAAACAAAATGGTTAATATTTAAACATTTTTTAGGAGGAAAGTAA
- a CDS encoding 3'-5' exonuclease — translation MDFCAIDFETATHDRSSACEIGVCIVQDSKIVETKTWLIKPPSFPYFNPFNIQVHGIRPEDVKDAPTFDEVWYEVQEMVYGTLMIAHNAGFDAGVLRGCLQHYGMFTPNINYLCSIQLAKKSWNYLPKYGLKQLADYHQIKFNHHRAGDDAEVCAKISLLAFEKLFLTSNEEVSEYMKLKIKKL, via the coding sequence ATGGATTTTTGTGCAATAGATTTCGAAACTGCGACTCATGACAGAAGTTCTGCGTGTGAAATTGGCGTTTGTATTGTGCAAGACTCAAAGATTGTGGAAACCAAAACATGGCTGATAAAACCGCCTAGTTTTCCTTATTTCAATCCGTTTAATATTCAAGTTCATGGTATTCGTCCGGAAGATGTAAAAGACGCTCCAACGTTCGATGAAGTTTGGTATGAAGTTCAGGAAATGGTGTACGGAACATTGATGATTGCTCACAATGCTGGTTTCGATGCCGGGGTTTTACGTGGTTGCCTGCAGCATTATGGCATGTTTACCCCTAATATTAATTACCTGTGTAGCATTCAGTTGGCAAAAAAATCGTGGAATTATTTGCCTAAATATGGTTTAAAACAATTGGCAGATTACCACCAAATCAAATTCAATCACCACAGGGCGGGTGATGATGCTGAAGTTTGTGCCAAAATATCTCTTTTAGCCTTTGAAAAGCTTTTTCTTACAAGCAATGAAGAGGTTTCAGAATACATGAAACTGAAGATTAAAAAGCTTTAA
- the apaG gene encoding Co2+/Mg2+ efflux protein ApaG, which yields MMFQKITSNIKVSVIPEYDSKNSYPSENRYVFKYNITIENEGDFPIKVLKRKWLIFDVGFGYTEIIGDGVIGLTPEIQSGENFAYFSNVMLRSGVGNMSGKYLVINTETQENFEIDIPKFNLLSEVLSN from the coding sequence ATGATGTTTCAAAAGATAACTTCAAATATCAAAGTTTCAGTAATTCCTGAATATGATAGCAAGAACAGTTACCCGTCTGAAAACCGTTATGTTTTCAAATACAATATAACCATTGAAAATGAAGGAGATTTTCCTATTAAAGTATTGAAAAGAAAATGGCTTATTTTTGATGTAGGTTTCGGGTATACAGAGATCATCGGCGACGGAGTAATAGGATTAACTCCCGAGATACAATCCGGTGAAAATTTTGCCTACTTTTCCAATGTGATGCTCCGCTCCGGTGTAGGAAATATGAGCGGAAAATACCTTGTCATTAATACGGAAACACAGGAGAATTTTGAAATAGATATTCCGAAATTCAACTTGCTGTCCGAGGTTTTGAGTAATTAA
- the odhB gene encoding 2-oxoglutarate dehydrogenase complex dihydrolipoyllysine-residue succinyltransferase, with the protein MSVLEMKVPSPGESITEVEIATWLVKDGDYVEKDQPIAEVDSDKATLELPAEQSGIITLKAEEGDVVQVGQVVCLIDMDAAKPAGSAAPAAEAPKQEEAPKAAEPAKQEAPKPAAAPQTYATGAPSPAAKKILDEKGIDASQVSGSGRDGRISKSDAELAAVPALGGSPMTATGSRSTTTTKLSVLRRKIAQRLVSVKNETAMLTTFNEVDMSEIFRLRKLYKEEFGQKHGVGLGFMSFFTKAVTRALQMYPDVNASIDGDFKVNYDFCDISIAVSGPKGLMVPVLRNAENMSFANVEGNIKDLAIKVRDGKITVDEMTGGTFTITNGGTFGSMLSTPIINPPQSAILGMHNIIQRPVAVDGQVVIRPMMYVAMSYDHRIIDGKESVGFLVAVKEGIDNPVETLLGGDERKGLGL; encoded by the coding sequence ATGTCAGTTTTAGAAATGAAAGTTCCTTCACCGGGCGAATCAATAACAGAAGTTGAAATTGCAACTTGGCTTGTGAAAGATGGTGATTATGTAGAAAAAGATCAACCCATCGCTGAAGTAGATTCAGACAAAGCGACTCTTGAATTGCCTGCTGAGCAAAGCGGTATTATTACTTTGAAAGCTGAAGAAGGTGACGTGGTACAAGTAGGACAAGTGGTTTGTTTAATCGATATGGATGCTGCTAAACCTGCGGGTAGCGCTGCTCCTGCTGCTGAAGCTCCAAAACAAGAGGAGGCTCCTAAAGCAGCTGAACCGGCTAAGCAAGAAGCTCCAAAACCTGCTGCTGCACCTCAAACGTATGCAACGGGAGCTCCATCTCCTGCGGCTAAGAAAATTCTTGACGAAAAAGGCATCGATGCTTCTCAGGTTTCAGGTTCTGGAAGAGACGGAAGAATCTCTAAATCTGATGCTGAATTGGCGGCTGTTCCTGCATTAGGAGGAAGCCCGATGACAGCTACAGGTTCTAGATCTACAACAACTACTAAACTTTCAGTTCTTAGAAGAAAAATCGCTCAGAGATTGGTTTCTGTAAAGAATGAAACAGCAATGTTAACGACTTTTAACGAGGTTGACATGTCTGAGATCTTTAGACTAAGAAAATTATATAAAGAAGAATTCGGTCAAAAACACGGAGTAGGTCTTGGTTTCATGTCTTTCTTCACTAAAGCGGTTACAAGAGCATTACAGATGTATCCGGATGTAAATGCATCTATCGACGGAGATTTCAAAGTAAACTATGATTTCTGTGATATTTCAATTGCAGTTTCTGGTCCTAAAGGATTAATGGTTCCTGTATTGAGAAATGCAGAAAACATGTCTTTCGCTAACGTTGAAGGAAATATCAAAGATCTTGCGATCAAAGTTAGAGACGGAAAAATCACGGTTGACGAAATGACTGGTGGTACTTTCACAATTACGAATGGTGGTACTTTCGGATCTATGCTTTCTACGCCGATCATTAACCCTCCTCAATCTGCAATCCTTGGTATGCACAACATTATCCAGAGACCGGTTGCTGTTGATGGGCAAGTTGTAATTCGTCCAATGATGTATGTTGCGATGTCTTATGACCACAGAATTATCGACGGTAAAGAGTCTGTAGGATTCCTTGTTGCGGTAAAAGAAGGTATTGACAATCCTGTTGAAACTCTATTGGGTGGAGACGAAAGAAAAGGCCTTGGATTATAG
- a CDS encoding 2-oxoglutarate dehydrogenase E1 component, with translation MDRFSFLNAAHSQLIEDLYQQYLKYPDSLEPSWKAFFQGFDFALETYGDDENIQYVQASAASAPVKQATQAAANGEVPEHIKKEFKVVNLIEAYRTRGHLFTKTNPVRERRHYTPTLDIENFGLSSSDLNTKFNGAVEIGFKEPATLQEIVTRLETIYCDSIGVEYMHINNVEEKDFIKRWLQVNENHPNLSANEKTEILLKLNQAVAFENYLHTKFVGQKRFSLEGGETLIPALDQLISRSSQLGVDEVVLGMAHRGRLNVLTNIFGKSYKQIFSEFEGKEFEEDVFSGDVKYHLGSSKKIKTASGEEVSINLTPNPSHLETVAALVEGICRAKVDDKYKDYAKVLPIIIHGDGAIAGQGIAYEVAQMMTLEGYRTGGTVHIVVNNQVSFTTNYMDARSSTYCTDIAKVTESPVMHVNADDAEAVVHAIHFAADFRAKFGKDVYIDLLGYRKYGHNEGDEPRFTQPNLYKLISKHPNPREIYKDKLLKDSITSNDVIAKMEADFKGLLDKDFDASKEIEKNVMDVFMAEDWTNYPIGKRGAVQQPVDTTYDLAKLKELALKMSTLPADKKFLNKITRLFENRIKAIEGNNLDWALGEWLAYATLLVEGHNVRISGEDVERGTFSHRHAVVKTEDTEEEYVPLREVSESRFDVFNSHLSEYGVLGFDYGYAMASPNTLTIWEAQFGDFVNGAQIIVDQYLAAAEEKWKIQDGLVMLLPHGSEGQGAEHSSARLERFLTLCANENMVVANITSPANYFHLLRRQLKWSFRKPLIVMSPKSLLRHPKVVSPLEDFSNKGFQPILDDPTADPKKVEKLVLCSGKLYFELLAKKEELNAENIALIRFEQLYPLQVDAIDAIFEKYSSRKELVWAQEEPENMGAWSYILRNFRETGINVIAPVPSGAPAPGSHKMFEKNQNAVINRVFDTNDAPVKRPVTA, from the coding sequence ATGGACAGATTTTCATTCCTAAACGCAGCTCATTCTCAGTTAATTGAGGATTTATACCAACAGTACTTAAAATACCCGGACTCTTTAGAACCATCATGGAAAGCCTTCTTTCAAGGCTTTGATTTTGCTTTGGAGACCTATGGTGACGACGAAAACATCCAATACGTTCAGGCCTCGGCCGCTTCAGCTCCTGTAAAGCAGGCAACTCAGGCAGCAGCAAACGGAGAAGTTCCTGAGCACATCAAGAAAGAGTTTAAGGTAGTCAACCTTATTGAGGCGTACAGGACAAGAGGGCATTTGTTCACAAAAACAAACCCAGTTAGAGAAAGAAGACATTATACTCCTACTTTAGATATCGAAAATTTCGGTCTTAGTAGCTCAGATTTAAATACAAAATTCAACGGTGCTGTAGAAATCGGGTTCAAAGAGCCTGCTACTTTACAGGAAATCGTAACTCGTTTAGAGACTATTTACTGTGATTCTATCGGGGTTGAATACATGCATATCAACAATGTTGAGGAGAAAGATTTTATCAAAAGATGGTTGCAGGTAAACGAAAACCATCCGAATCTTTCAGCAAACGAAAAAACAGAGATTTTATTAAAATTAAATCAGGCTGTTGCTTTTGAAAACTACCTTCACACAAAATTCGTAGGACAAAAAAGATTCTCACTGGAAGGTGGTGAAACTTTAATTCCAGCTTTAGATCAGTTGATCTCAAGATCTTCTCAATTGGGAGTAGACGAAGTGGTGTTGGGAATGGCTCACAGAGGTAGATTGAACGTGTTGACCAACATTTTCGGTAAATCTTACAAGCAGATTTTCTCAGAATTTGAAGGAAAAGAATTTGAAGAAGATGTATTCTCTGGAGATGTTAAATATCACTTGGGTTCATCTAAAAAAATCAAAACAGCTTCAGGAGAAGAGGTGTCTATTAACTTGACTCCGAACCCATCTCACCTTGAAACGGTAGCAGCTCTTGTAGAAGGAATTTGCCGTGCAAAAGTGGATGATAAGTATAAAGATTATGCTAAAGTTTTACCGATCATCATTCATGGTGATGGTGCAATCGCTGGGCAGGGGATCGCTTACGAAGTTGCTCAGATGATGACTTTGGAAGGTTACAGAACGGGAGGTACAGTTCATATCGTGGTTAACAACCAGGTTTCGTTTACAACGAACTATATGGATGCAAGATCTTCTACGTACTGTACAGACATTGCAAAAGTTACAGAATCTCCTGTAATGCACGTAAATGCAGACGATGCAGAGGCGGTAGTTCATGCAATTCACTTTGCTGCTGATTTCAGAGCTAAATTCGGAAAAGATGTTTACATCGATCTATTAGGATATAGAAAATATGGTCACAACGAAGGTGATGAACCAAGATTTACTCAACCTAACTTATATAAATTAATTTCTAAGCATCCAAACCCAAGAGAGATTTATAAAGATAAATTGCTTAAGGACAGCATTACTTCAAATGACGTAATTGCTAAAATGGAGGCAGATTTCAAAGGTCTTTTAGATAAAGATTTTGATGCTTCTAAAGAAATTGAGAAAAACGTAATGGACGTTTTCATGGCAGAAGACTGGACAAACTATCCAATTGGAAAAAGAGGTGCCGTTCAACAGCCTGTAGATACAACATATGACTTAGCTAAGCTGAAAGAACTGGCTCTTAAAATGTCAACACTTCCGGCTGATAAAAAGTTCTTAAATAAAATTACAAGACTTTTCGAAAACAGAATTAAAGCAATCGAGGGTAACAATTTAGATTGGGCTCTTGGTGAGTGGTTGGCGTATGCTACACTTTTGGTGGAAGGTCACAACGTAAGAATTTCCGGTGAAGATGTGGAAAGAGGTACTTTCTCTCACAGACATGCAGTGGTAAAAACTGAAGATACGGAAGAAGAATATGTACCATTAAGAGAAGTTTCTGAAAGCAGATTTGATGTTTTCAACTCTCACCTTTCTGAGTATGGAGTTCTTGGTTTCGATTATGGTTATGCAATGGCATCTCCTAATACTTTAACGATTTGGGAAGCTCAGTTCGGAGATTTCGTGAACGGTGCGCAAATTATCGTTGACCAATATTTAGCTGCTGCAGAAGAAAAATGGAAAATTCAGGACGGTTTGGTAATGTTATTGCCTCACGGTTCGGAAGGGCAGGGTGCAGAACACTCTTCTGCAAGACTGGAAAGATTCTTAACACTTTGTGCTAACGAAAATATGGTGGTAGCGAACATCACTTCGCCTGCCAACTATTTCCACTTGTTGAGAAGACAGTTGAAATGGTCATTCAGAAAGCCGTTAATCGTGATGAGTCCGAAATCATTGTTAAGACATCCAAAAGTGGTTTCTCCGCTTGAAGATTTCTCAAACAAAGGATTCCAGCCAATCTTAGATGATCCAACTGCTGATCCTAAAAAAGTTGAAAAATTAGTACTTTGTTCAGGTAAATTATACTTCGAATTATTGGCTAAGAAAGAAGAATTAAATGCTGAAAATATCGCATTGATAAGATTCGAACAGTTGTATCCGCTTCAAGTTGATGCGATCGATGCGATCTTCGAAAAATATTCAAGCAGAAAAGAATTGGTATGGGCTCAGGAAGAACCTGAAAATATGGGCGCTTGGTCTTATATCTTAAGAAACTTCAGAGAAACGGGAATCAACGTTATTGCTCCTGTTCCAAGTGGTGCTCCGGCTCCGGGAAGTCACAAAATGTTTGAAAAAAATCAAAATGCAGTAATCAACAGAGTATTTGATACGAATGATGCTCCTGTAAAAAGACCTGTAACAGCTTAA
- a CDS encoding SRPBCC domain-containing protein, giving the protein MRFFKVIAVLIVLLGGAYAASMYYFVDESKNFKIVKEIDYPVDKVFSQFNNLQQFTRWNNFFTSSPSIDIDYYRPYEGQGSAMSYVDKKNDTDGEMFIRYQNVNKTLRYQLFEDENENPTLVDVKFKPIAPEKTQIIWYVSTPKLSVFRRVENFWTEDRFAENIDKSMTNLKNVLGNKVEKDNKMAAIKYDSLMVEKEDSQLLLGINVSTSNKKDALYKNIVINYNKVYNYVTMDLGKKDDEFGYPLMITDADNYKDKEVSYYIAIPLSKKFGLTDNNFSFRTINATENYVMYYKGTYEGRVKAIQQLIQKAKKEEMRFGDIYQTFVERPMEGQEVNMKLSLSVFK; this is encoded by the coding sequence ATGCGTTTTTTCAAAGTTATAGCGGTACTTATAGTTTTGCTGGGAGGTGCTTATGCAGCTTCCATGTATTATTTCGTGGATGAAAGCAAGAATTTTAAAATTGTAAAAGAGATCGATTATCCTGTGGATAAGGTTTTTTCACAGTTTAATAATTTGCAGCAGTTTACCCGTTGGAATAATTTTTTTACGAGTTCACCCTCTATAGATATTGATTATTACAGACCTTATGAAGGACAGGGAAGCGCAATGAGCTACGTGGATAAGAAAAATGATACGGATGGTGAAATGTTCATCAGATATCAGAATGTAAATAAAACGTTAAGATATCAGCTTTTTGAGGACGAAAACGAAAACCCCACTTTAGTTGATGTTAAATTTAAACCGATTGCTCCCGAAAAGACACAGATTATATGGTACGTAAGTACTCCGAAATTATCCGTCTTCCGAAGAGTTGAAAATTTTTGGACGGAAGACCGTTTTGCTGAAAATATTGATAAAAGCATGACGAATCTTAAAAACGTTTTAGGCAATAAAGTAGAAAAGGATAATAAAATGGCTGCCATAAAATATGACAGCCTGATGGTGGAAAAAGAAGATTCACAACTATTATTAGGAATTAACGTGAGTACATCCAATAAAAAAGATGCTTTATATAAGAATATTGTGATTAATTATAATAAAGTTTATAATTATGTAACGATGGATCTTGGTAAAAAAGACGACGAATTCGGGTACCCGCTGATGATTACGGATGCTGATAATTATAAAGACAAAGAAGTTTCTTACTATATCGCCATTCCTTTATCTAAAAAATTCGGCCTTACGGATAATAACTTTAGTTTCAGAACGATAAATGCGACAGAGAATTACGTGATGTATTACAAAGGAACGTATGAAGGAAGAGTGAAAGCTATACAACAATTAATTCAGAAAGCCAAAAAAGAAGAGATGCGTTTTGGTGATATATATCAGACTTTTGTAGAACGCCCAATGGAGGGGCAGGAGGTCAATATGAAGCTCTCATTATCAGTGTTTAAGTAA
- a CDS encoding glucose-1-phosphate adenylyltransferase, translating to MNHNVISIVLGGGRGTRLFPLTYTRSKPAVPIAGKYRLVDIPISNCLNSGLNKILVLTQFNSASLNSHIKNSYHFDIFSKGFVDILAAEQNVENESWYQGTADAVRQSMKHLEKYDYEYILILSGDQLYQMDFGEMLDFHIEKGGDVTIATIPVNAKDATGFGILSSDDGGNITSFVEKPTNDLLDGLKSEVSEENKHAGKEYLASMGIYIFTKTILKKMFDEGAGDDFGKDIIPNSIGKYTTLSYQYEGYWTDIGTIESFYEANLDLCQDFPQFNLFSSSPIYTRARMLPPSKINGSYVSKAVFGDGCIIMADKIENSVIGNRTRIDKGSTIVNSYVMGADFYQNTTEIVMNDRKGTPNMGIGKYCYIEQAILDKNCYIGDNVRIIGGKHLKDGDFGTHSVQDGIVVVKKGAVLPPGTHIG from the coding sequence ATGAATCACAATGTAATTTCCATTGTTTTAGGCGGAGGAAGAGGAACAAGGCTTTTCCCTTTAACGTATACAAGATCAAAACCGGCCGTACCCATCGCGGGAAAATACAGATTGGTAGATATTCCTATTTCAAATTGTTTAAACTCCGGATTGAATAAAATTCTTGTGTTGACTCAGTTTAATTCTGCTTCTTTGAATTCTCATATTAAAAACTCTTATCATTTTGATATTTTCAGCAAAGGTTTTGTTGATATTTTAGCGGCAGAACAGAATGTAGAAAACGAAAGTTGGTATCAGGGTACTGCGGATGCAGTTCGCCAATCGATGAAACATTTAGAAAAGTACGATTATGAGTATATCTTGATTCTTTCGGGCGATCAGCTCTATCAGATGGATTTTGGCGAAATGCTGGATTTCCATATTGAAAAAGGTGGGGATGTTACAATCGCCACAATTCCTGTGAATGCGAAGGACGCAACAGGCTTCGGTATTTTAAGCTCAGATGATGGGGGAAATATCACTTCTTTTGTTGAAAAACCGACCAATGATCTTCTTGATGGCTTAAAGTCTGAAGTTTCTGAAGAAAATAAACATGCTGGTAAAGAGTATCTGGCATCGATGGGTATCTATATTTTCACTAAGACTATTCTTAAAAAAATGTTTGATGAAGGAGCAGGAGATGATTTCGGGAAAGATATCATTCCAAATTCCATCGGAAAATATACTACACTGAGCTATCAGTATGAAGGATATTGGACAGACATTGGAACCATCGAGTCTTTCTACGAAGCCAACTTAGATCTTTGTCAGGATTTTCCTCAGTTTAATCTGTTCTCATCATCGCCAATTTATACAAGAGCGAGAATGCTTCCTCCATCGAAAATTAACGGCTCTTACGTAAGCAAAGCGGTTTTTGGAGACGGATGTATCATTATGGCTGATAAAATTGAAAATTCGGTGATTGGAAACAGGACCAGAATTGATAAAGGAAGTACGATTGTTAACTCTTATGTAATGGGTGCAGATTTCTACCAAAATACCACTGAAATTGTAATGAATGACAGGAAAGGCACACCCAATATGGGAATCGGAAAATACTGCTATATAGAACAGGCAATTCTTGATAAAAACTGTTACATTGGAGACAATGTAAGAATTATCGGCGGAAAACATTTGAAAGATGGTGATTTTGGAACCCATTCAGTACAGGACGGCATTGTGGTCGTGAAAAAAGGAGCCGTTTTACCTCCGGGAACTCATATTGGGTAA
- a CDS encoding FEKKY domain-containing protein, whose protein sequence is MKKLSFLFLLILMFSCKEEGSYRGGYYWIYTYGYPRMDFHEAADGISDKWKIKYHSVSGCMIDKKVMDSVDAENKKTYAAIERRYGKDWRQKYDKDIDDFMMKKVDVMDVLITNKLFRDELKKYYIEIYDVDKDVKELGDNLYKVVVYNQKLKAENKECFSVNVNTKDRTVNLIK, encoded by the coding sequence TTGAAAAAGCTGTCTTTTTTATTCCTGTTGATATTGATGTTTTCTTGTAAGGAAGAAGGGAGTTATCGCGGAGGGTACTATTGGATTTATACCTACGGTTATCCGAGAATGGATTTTCACGAAGCAGCAGATGGGATTTCAGATAAATGGAAAATTAAATATCATTCAGTGTCCGGATGTATGATTGATAAAAAAGTAATGGACAGTGTTGATGCTGAAAATAAAAAGACCTACGCTGCCATTGAAAGAAGATACGGAAAAGATTGGAGGCAAAAATATGACAAAGACATTGATGACTTTATGATGAAGAAAGTTGATGTTATGGATGTTTTAATCACCAATAAATTATTCAGAGATGAACTAAAGAAATATTATATAGAAATTTACGACGTAGACAAAGATGTAAAAGAGTTGGGAGATAATTTATATAAAGTTGTAGTTTATAATCAAAAATTAAAAGCTGAAAATAAAGAATGTTTTTCAGTAAACGTAAACACCAAGGATAGAACAGTAAACTTAATAAAATAA